From a region of the Euwallacea similis isolate ESF13 chromosome 19, ESF131.1, whole genome shotgun sequence genome:
- the Coa7 gene encoding cytochrome c oxidase assembly factor 7 homolog, translating into MAYDLKSESDVKEYLNNLGIEYRFGCYSEKKPEVCHLLADFLEAIKKDFEKAAKVYRNNCDEYNFAKSCLKYGAYCLTGKAAKKSDYKLAYDYFEKGCNLNEPFSCFNQAVLLVTKNDSLGVKQDVVKGATLLEKSCAAENGMACYYLSSLYIAGAKNGSAIGETKEKDNYDIPRNMEKAFNYALEGCKLGNMYSCANVSQMYAKGDGVEKNEEMSKKYKSIVLETQNEITKQSETLKFGLGLD; encoded by the exons ATGGCTTATGATTTAAAATCAGAAAGTGATGTTAAGGAATACCTAAACAATCTAGGGATTGAATATAGGTTCGGTTGTTACAGCGAGAAGAAGCCTGAAG TTTGTCACTTACTTGCGGACTTCCTAGAAGCCAtcaaaaaagattttgaaaaagcaGCCAAAGTATATAGAAACAACTGTGACGAGTACAACTTTGCCAAAAGTTGTCTCAAATATGGCGCCTATTGTCTCACTGGTAAAGCTGCAAAAAAATCCGATTACAAATTAGCTTATGACTACTTTGAGAAGGGATGTAATTTAAACGAGCCTTTTTCATGTTTCAACCAAGCTGTGTTATTGGTTACCAAGAACGATTCTTTAGGGGTTAAACAAGATGTTGTGAAG GGAGCCACTTTATTAGAGAAATCCTGCGCAGCAGAGAATGGAATGGCATGTTATTACCTTTCAAGTCTTTATATAGCAGGCGCAAAGAATGGCAGTGCAATAGGCGAAACTAAGGAAAAAGACAACTACGACATTCCtagaaatatggaaaaagCATTCAATTATGCTTTGGAAGGATGTAAATTGGGCAACATGTACAGTTGTGCGAATGTTAGCCAAATGTATGCAAAAGGCGATGGAGTAGAGAAAAACGAGGAAATGTCCAAGAAATATAAGTCCATAGTGCTAGAAACGCAAAATGAAATCACTAAACAATcagaaacattgaaattcgGGTTAGGACTAGACTAG